The DNA window CAACCTAATTAAGGTCTCAAACTACAAGTACTTCGATCAAAACCTGGTTAACAGATGGATCAGTGAATACACAGGTTGGGGGATAAAATACTTGAAAATTCTCAAGAAAATTCatagtaaattttttgattcCGCCACTGTtcgtagtagtagtagtagtagtagagATGTTAGAAAAGTGATAAGAAGAATAACGAGGAagcaaaatttatcaaataagaCTTCTTCTGGAGAAAATACATGTTCACATCCAGCAGTTTTGAAATCAATCTGCATTAACTGTCGTCGGGAAGTTGCCGATATGCACGGCCTGCGATTTGATTACATAAAGCATGGTTTAAGGTTAACCGAAACTGAAGCTGATCGGATGCGTTCTATCGAGACGAAAATTCTTCTGAGCAAAAGAAAGTTAATCTTGGTTCTTGATTTAGATAATACATTGCTTCATACCACTCCAGTATTTCAAGAAGAAGAATATTTAGACAATCAATTAGAATCACCACACGATGTTTttaaggtaaaattgacaaattcaAGTTCTTACTATGTCAAATTAAGGCCGTTTGTTCGTGATTTCCTGAAACAAGCTAGTACCATATTCGAGTTGTACGTCTACACTAACTCTTGTCAAGATTACGCGACGAAAATGGTGAAGTTGCTTGATCCTGATGATAAATACTTCGATTCAAGAATAATTTCGCGAGAAGACAGTACCAAATCGGGTCAAAAAAATCTCGACGTAGTGATGGGGAAAGAAAGGGTGGTTGTTATCCTCGACAACAAAATCGACGTGTGGCCAAATCACAATGGTAATGTGGTTCAAGTTCAGGAATACAAGTACTTCGCTTCGAGAAACAGGGCATTGAAGGGTAAATCTTTTGCAGAGAGGAACACAGATgaagatataaaaataatgaaaacatATTTGGAAATTTTGGAAAGGATACGCACTCAATTTTTTTGCCTTCGTAGTAGAGATGTTAGGGATGTAATGAGGAAAATTCAGGGTGGAATTCTGAAGGGGCGTAGATTAGTATTAAGAAATAATTCGACCGACGATAATAAAGTTGCTCATGTTCGGATGATGGCTGAAAAAATGGGTGCAATTTGTGTATCAAAAATTGATCCGTCTGTAACATATGTTGTATTCATGGAGGCTAAGCCAGAAGATGATGGGGTTGAATTGTTGGCAAacgagaagaaaaagaagaagaagaagacgagATATCATTCGGTTCTTTCGACATGGATAATAGATTGCTataacttttggcataaattttcTTTGGATGATTACATGGCCTAGCTAATGCAGATTTAGATTTTGCGCAATTTTCAGACTTCTGCTTCTTTCT is part of the Mercurialis annua linkage group LG3, ddMerAnnu1.2, whole genome shotgun sequence genome and encodes:
- the LOC126672888 gene encoding RNA polymerase II C-terminal domain phosphatase-like 4 — protein: MANTSNSTSVITIPTAESLPLPMPSLAQALAASISQNRLPVDNFCSHPTILKRTCTVCGQELPEGHGLFFGYIMNDLRLNTTEADRWRQIETDNILSKKKLLLVLDLDETLLHSKFYSKASLPQDDELKCLENEKNVFIVQLESYLVVTKLRSYAREFLIDANTMFEIYVYTNASRDYARKMMELLDPENRFFHSRLIAKHDGTVIGQKNLDVVLGEERAIVILDNGESDWSKHNANLIKVSNYKYFDQNLVNRWISEYTGWGIKYLKILKKIHSKFFDSATVRSSSSSSRDVRKVIRRITRKQNLSNKTSSGENTCSHPAVLKSICINCRREVADMHGLRFDYIKHGLRLTETEADRMRSIETKILLSKRKLILVLDLDNTLLHTTPVFQEEEYLDNQLESPHDVFKVKLTNSSSYYVKLRPFVRDFLKQASTIFELYVYTNSCQDYATKMVKLLDPDDKYFDSRIISREDSTKSGQKNLDVVMGKERVVVILDNKIDVWPNHNGNVVQVQEYKYFASRNRALKGKSFAERNTDEDIKIMKTYLEILERIRTQFFCLRSRDVRDVMRKIQGGILKGRRLVLRNNSTDDNKVAHVRMMAEKMGAICVSKIDPSVTYVVFMEAKPEDDGVELLANEKKKKKKKTRYHSVLSTWIIDCYNFWHKFSLDDYMA